One stretch of Thermus filiformis DNA includes these proteins:
- the ftsA gene encoding cell division protein FtsA, translating into MIIAGLDVGTTKVTTVIGEVAPDGELDIIGEGTVPSQGLKRGVVVNLEKTTEAIRQSLHQAERVAGVKVEGVYVGVGGSHLRSVTSQGLAAIRRGYSIAPQDVERAIEQARAYPFDADLELIHALPLEFKVDGQEGIRDPLGMAGVRLEVQVHLVAAGRGPLANLRRAVEDAGLTILGLAYQGYASGLSVLTPEEETMNVLLVDLGGGTTSVAVFRQGRLAHSAAIPIGGEHVTHDIAQLLKIPAEEAERVKRKYGAALPEMADPELVLEINQEGGAFAAVPAPELARIIRPRLREILHLARASVDEALGPLEIAVNRVVLTGGGAMMRGLDTLARNQYNLPVRIGKPTRVGGLVDVVASPAHAAAVGLVRYGMAERGTQPQDSRPRQRREAPSGEGIWKRIKEILNNLF; encoded by the coding sequence ATGATTATCGCCGGATTGGACGTGGGAACCACCAAGGTCACCACCGTCATCGGGGAGGTGGCCCCCGATGGCGAGCTGGACATCATCGGAGAGGGCACCGTCCCCTCGCAGGGCCTCAAGCGGGGGGTGGTGGTCAACCTGGAAAAGACCACGGAGGCCATCCGGCAAAGCCTCCACCAGGCGGAGCGGGTGGCCGGGGTCAAGGTGGAAGGGGTCTACGTGGGGGTGGGGGGAAGCCACCTGAGAAGCGTGACCAGCCAGGGCCTGGCCGCCATCCGCCGGGGCTACAGCATCGCCCCCCAGGACGTGGAGCGGGCCATAGAGCAGGCCCGGGCCTACCCCTTTGACGCGGACCTGGAGCTCATCCACGCCCTCCCCCTGGAGTTCAAGGTGGACGGCCAGGAGGGGATCCGGGACCCCTTGGGGATGGCGGGGGTGCGGCTCGAGGTCCAGGTCCACCTGGTGGCGGCGGGCCGGGGCCCCTTGGCCAACCTGCGCCGGGCCGTGGAGGACGCGGGGCTCACCATCTTGGGCCTCGCCTACCAGGGCTACGCCTCGGGGCTTTCCGTCCTGACCCCGGAGGAGGAGACGATGAACGTCCTACTTGTGGACCTGGGGGGCGGGACCACCAGCGTGGCCGTCTTCCGGCAGGGCCGGCTGGCCCACTCCGCCGCCATTCCCATCGGGGGAGAGCACGTCACCCACGACATCGCCCAGCTCCTCAAGATCCCCGCCGAGGAGGCGGAGCGGGTGAAGCGGAAGTACGGGGCCGCCCTGCCCGAGATGGCCGACCCCGAGCTGGTCCTGGAGATCAACCAGGAGGGCGGAGCCTTCGCCGCCGTGCCCGCCCCGGAGCTCGCCCGCATCATCCGGCCCCGGCTAAGGGAGATCCTCCACCTGGCCCGCGCCAGCGTGGACGAGGCCCTGGGCCCCTTGGAGATCGCCGTGAACCGGGTGGTCCTGACCGGGGGCGGGGCGATGATGCGGGGGCTGGACACCCTGGCCAGAAACCAGTACAATCTCCCCGTGCGCATAGGCAAACCGACCCGGGTGGGGGGGCTTGTGGACGTGGTGGCCTCCCCCGCCCATGCGGCGGCGGTGGGGCTGGTGCGCTACGGCATGGCCGAGAGGGGAACCCAGCCCCAGGATTCCAGGCCCCGCCAAAGGCGCGAGGCGCCGAGCGGCGAAGGCAT